One Parashewanella spongiae genomic window, TTCAGATTTGAATCTTCAAGCGGATAAGCCGGTTGTGTATGTCATGAAAACTGAGTCGGTCAGTGATATCGCGGTGCTCAGTCAAACCGCTCAGGAACTTGGTTTACCGAGTCCTTACGATAGTATTAGGATTGCTGGTACAACATTGCCCCGAGTTGTATGTCTTGAGTCTGCCAAACCGCTATTTCGGAACAAGCCTTCGAGCAATCGTTTCTTAATTCCCTTTCAGAATCTTCTAAAGTTTCATCAGCAAGACGCTGAACTCGATATTCAATTGTTACCGGTAAGCGTGTATTGGGGACGTGTGCCGGGTAAAGAGCAAGACACCATGAAAGCGGCGGTATTAGAGCGTGAAAGTCCGACATGGTTGCGTAAATGCTTAATGATTTTGTTTTTAGGTCGGCATAATTTTATTCAATTTTCAAACACAGTATCTTTGGCTGATATGGCAAAGCAGCATGGCACCGACCAAGCTATTGCACACAAACTTTCGCGCGTTGCTCGAGTACATTTCCGTCGTCAGCGTAAGGTAATGACGGGCCCTGATTTACCAAATCGTCAAACCTTGTTTAGGCAGTTATTAAAATCTCCGACCATTGTGAAAGCTATTGCGGAAGAGGCCAACAGTAAGAAAATTACTGAAGAACAAGCGAAGAAAAAAGCAGAGTCGTATCTGAATGAGATTGCAGCCAATTACTCGGATAGTTTAGTGCGAATTGCCGAACGCTTTTTAACTTGGTTATGGAACAAATTATATAAAGGCATCAATATCAAGGGCGCGGAGTCTGTTCGTAAACTGCATCATGATGGTCACGAAATTGTGTATGTCCCCTGTCATCGCAGTCATATGGATTATCTGCTTTTATCTTACATTTTATATTATCAAGGTATGGTGCCGCCACACATCGCTGCGGGGATTAATTTAAACTTTTGGCCAGCAGGCCCGATGTTTAGAAAAGGTGGCGCGTTTTTTATCCGCCGTAGTTTTCGTGGTAATAAGCTTTACACCGCGGTGTTTCGTAGTTATCTAGATCAATTGTTTACTAAGGGCTATTCCGTCGAATACTTTACCGAAGGCGGCCGCTCTCGTACGGGGCGTTTATTAGCACCTAAAACTGGTATGTTGGCGATGACCATTAACAGCGTGTTGCGTGGCATTGAGCGTCCGGTCACTTTAGTACCAGTTTATCTTGGTTATGATCATGTGATGGAAGTGTCGACTTATCACAAAGAGTTAAGTGGTAAGAAAAAACAGAAAGAATCCGTATGGCAGGTATTTAGCGCCCTACGTAAACTCGGCAACTTTGGTCAAGGTTATGTTAATTTTGGTGAGCCAATTAATATTCAGCAGTATTTATCTGCCAACGCCCCCCAATGGCGTGAAGAAATGGCTCTTGATACGGAGCAAAAACCTAAGTGGCTTACGCCTGTGGTGAATGGACTGGCTAATCAAGTCATGACGGGGATAAATGGAGCTGCCGCCGCAAGTTCAGTCACGCTTATTAGTTTGATCTTACTGGCCGCCAAGCAAAATTCGTTAGAAAGACCCATGCTCGAAAAGCAACTGGCTTTATATTTAAAATTATTGGTTACTGTGCCGTACACTGAATTCACTTCAGTACCTGAAGGTGATGCTAAGTTACTGCTAGAGCAAGGGCTAGAGCTTAATAAATTCACTATTGAATCGGATCCTCTGGGTGACATTATTTCTTTGGATGAGAAACAAGCCCGTAATATGACCTATTACCGCAACAATATCGTTCACTTGTTGATATTGCCATCTCTTATTGCTCGTTGCATTTTGCGTTTAGAATCTTGTTGTTTTGATAAAGTTTATCGAGTGATTCAACAACAATATCCACTGCTGCAAGCAGAGCTTTATCTTCAAATTGAATCTCTTGATGTGTATGTTCAAAACATGATTAATTTGTTTATAGAGCAGCAGTTAATCACCACGTCACAACAAGGCGATACTGAGCACTTAGTGATCCAATCTGATGGAGCTAGCCAACTCGAATTGTTGGCAGAAACCACCAGCGAAATGCAACAACGATACGCCATTATCTTTAACTTATTAGCACTTCAACCCGATATTGAACGCGCTGATTTAGAGCGTGAAAGCCATCAGCTTGCTAAACATATAGGCTCGCTGCATGGTATTGCCGCTCCTGAGTTCTACGATAAAAAACTGTATGCCACCCTTACTGTCAAACTGAAGGACATGGGGTTGTTAGGCCAACAGCAACAAGCGCAAGTGGATGATATTGGGCAACAATTAAACCAGTTGCTTGATCCCTCTTTAAAACAAACACTGATTAACGGTGTGCATCAAACGCAGCGTGTAGAACAAGGACTATTAAATTAATGCCAATATCTGAAAAGGGAATTCAAAAGAAACAATCGATCATTGGCGGCGCAATGATTGTCGCTGGAACGGCTGTTGGGGCGGGGATGTTTTCGCTGCCTGTGGTTGGCTCTGGGATGTGGTTTAGCTATTCAGTGTTGATGTTAATTGGTGTTTGGTTGTTTATGGTGTTGGGTGGCCTGCTGTTATTGGAAGCGAACCTGCATTATGAAGCTGGGGTCAGCTTTGATAGTTTAGCTAAAAATATTCTTGGAAAGTTCTGGCGAGTCGTCAACGGTATCTCCATTGCTTTTTTGATGTATGTATTAACCTATGCGTACGTCAGCGGCGGAGGTTCGATAGTGGATCTCAGCTTCCAAGAAGCAGGTCTTCATTTGCCAGCAGAATGGTCAGGCTTGTTATTTTCTGTGGTATTGGCAAGTTTTGTGATTGTGGGCACGAAGCAAGTGAGCCGGATCTCGACCATTATGCTCGGTGGGATGATCCTGTGCTTTTTCTTCGCGACCAGTAATTTGTTATGGGAAATTGATCCTGTAAACTTATGGTTGCCTAATACTGACTCACATTATGCACCTTATATGCTCGCTGCTTTGCCAATTGGTTTAGCCAGTTTTGGTTATCAGGGTGTTATTCCAAGTTTAGTCAAACATTATGATAAGTCCGCGTCACAAGTCATTAAAGCGATTTTAGTGGGCACTTTGCTTGCGTTAATCATCTACATTAGCTGGCTAGTGGTCACTATGGGCAATATTCAGCGTAATGATTTCATTAATATTATTAATATGGGCGGCAACATGGGGGCAATGGTAGGAGCATTGACCGATGTTGTTGACAGTAATCTATTATCTAAGCTGCTCACACTATTTGCTAATTTAGCGGTTGCTTCGTCATTCTTAGGGGTAAGTTTAGGGCTGTTTGATTACCTTGCTGATCTGTTTGGTTTTGATAATTCATGGGGTGGAAGAATAAAAACAGGGCTCATTACTTTTGTTCCTCCAACTGTTTTAGGAGTGTTCTACCCCAATGGATTTATTTTAGCGATAGGGTTTGCGGCATTAGCTGGTGCGATTTCTGTGGCAATAACACCAGCATTAATGGCGTTAAAAGTGCGTAAACTTTTTCCGAATAGTGTCACTTTTAAAACACCGGGTGGGGCAACAGTAGCATGGCTAGTGTTGATCTATGGGGTGGTGATAATGGTTTGCCACATATTAAAGATGCTTGGGCTCTTACCTGTCTATGGCTAAATGACTGGGGGCTCAGCCTAAATAATGTGAAGATATAAGGAGAAAGTTCCGTTGTTTTAAAAAGTTAGGAACATGTAAAGGTAATATGTCCATTTAGTTCTTTCTAAATGATGTTAGCTAAAATTTCAAATTCAAAAAAATGCCAGATTTTGTTGTTTTAACCGAAATGGCGACTAAGTGGTTTTAAAGGTGAAAACCATTTACAGGTATCCTTATTTGTTCGCTTACAGAAAATCAATAAGTTAAAAAACTAACATCAATTAGGCTGAACACCCAAATGACTAGTTAAAGTTGCAGTTTTTCAACGTTTGTTTAATTGCAGCTTTTCCTTTTAACAAGTTGAAAGTAAGAACAACTGGTTTATTATTTCCATCAAGCAATCTAAATCTTACAACGCTTCCCTTAGTCATCTGTCTCAGCAAGCCAGCCCAATTTGTCCAATGACTACTTCTGTGAGCCGTTAATCCTTGTTGAGAATTAATGCCTACAAGCTCAACGCCAGGGTTTTTATCAACTTTTCCAAAACTAACATTTTTAAAATTATCATCGTGATTTGTATTGGTTACCATCATTTTTAGTTGTTTATTATGGCAAGATAAACTGAATTGTCCGTTATGGGACTTCGCGATAATTTCTGTAGTGTGAAGGTTGGTAAAACCATCAATATTTTCGGTCTTTTGCCAGTGAGTATCATTAATAGTGGTGGTTAAGCCAGAGGCTAAAAGAATGGCTGTCAGCATGACTACTACCTTTAACTTTAAGTAATGCAAGAAGGAGAAAAAATAGGCTTAAATTGCCAAGTATTGCCTTGAATGCGGATGAGTATTAATTATTTCCGACAGAGTAAAGCAACTAAGGGATCTAGCATTTAAAAATCTACCGCAATTGGAGTGATTGTAAGATCCCACTTTGGTAATTCACTATTTCTGACTATTTTACTTTCCAGCTCTTCTTTTTCTTTGTTATTGAGCTTGACTCCTTTTGAGTAAATTTTATCAATTAAATTGACTACTGGGCTCATCGCTTTCCATGTCATTGTTTTTGTCCATTCTATTACCGTTTTGGCTGTACTCAGTAATGTGCCATTCCAATGCCTCTCTAACGATGACCAGACTCGTTCTATCGGGTTGTACTTACTGTGGTATGGCGGGTAGTAGACGTTTCGAATCTTGAGTTTCGATTGTTCACTAAACGCTACTAATCTAAACAGGTATTGAGTACGACAGCCACTATTTTCAGGACCATTATCTGAAAAAATAATGAGTTCTTCCACTTCTAGATTTTCACTTTTAACTGAATCCCACCACCATTCAAGTGCGTCACAAATGAAGTCACTTGTTTTATTTGAGTTGCCATAAAAAACATGAAGTTGATCATTGTCGAGGTTAAGAATTCCGAACGGGATCATTTTCTTTTTTATTTCCATATCATGATCCAACGCTTGAACAGCATCAGCACTACGAGATTTACCGTAACGGGAATACTCACCAACATTAACTGTCGCTTTACAGTCGATACTAATACGGATGACTTTTTTATTACCGGTTGTTTCTTTATTGATTTTGTTTACGTTTTCAAAGATAGCGTCTGTTTGAGGAATTTTTTTTGGGGTTTAGTTTTTTGGACTCGTCGAAGTCTGTATCCCAGTCGATTTAATATGTCGTTAATGGTTCTTTCTTTAGGTAATTCTTCAGGTAGCCAGCCTTTTTCTTCAATTAACTTTTTTCTGACGCCTTTCGCTGTAATTCGGGTATACACAAACGTATTTTTAAACTTCGGGTCGGCTTGCGATTCAGGATCTACTAACGCTCTAATATCTATTTCTAATTGAGGCTGACTCACTTCACTTCGAGGTTTTCCGTCATAGTTTCCGAAACACTCGAAGCCCGTTTCTTGTTCATGAAGCCCAAGCGCAACAGCCTTTCGACACCAGCCAAATTCTGTTTCAGTTAAGCGTGGACTCCCACAGCAGAAGGTTTTGGATACTTCGGCCATAAAAACTCTTTTCTCCATCCCATGAAGTTTACTGGATGCAAGTTTAATTATCCTTTTGGACTCACTAGAAAGGTAAATTGAAGTAGACATTTGGCTGCAACCGTAAATTACTCTGTTTGGATTATACGTCGGTATAACCTAAGTCGCAGCATCCCTAAACTGACAACTCAATATAAATTATTATTTTTAATTTTCTTTTCATGAGAGCCCACGTTATAAATTCCTGTGATTATTCAGGCTGGTAAACCATAAAAGTGTTGGAGCAATTTCCTTTATCGATTTGATAACTTGTAGTGATTAACTCTTTTAATGGCGTGTGGGAATCTACTACTTTTGGCAATGCGAGGTTAATTTCTACCAATAAGCCACTGGTGCATTTTAGTTTTAAGTGTTGGTGTGCGTCTTCACCAAAGCTGTTATCAAAAGCCACAATGGTATCTTGAAAACTGACTTTCTTTCCGATATTTGGCTGAATAAATTCAGTAACAAAACG contains:
- a CDS encoding aromatic amino acid transport family protein: MPISEKGIQKKQSIIGGAMIVAGTAVGAGMFSLPVVGSGMWFSYSVLMLIGVWLFMVLGGLLLLEANLHYEAGVSFDSLAKNILGKFWRVVNGISIAFLMYVLTYAYVSGGGSIVDLSFQEAGLHLPAEWSGLLFSVVLASFVIVGTKQVSRISTIMLGGMILCFFFATSNLLWEIDPVNLWLPNTDSHYAPYMLAALPIGLASFGYQGVIPSLVKHYDKSASQVIKAILVGTLLALIIYISWLVVTMGNIQRNDFINIINMGGNMGAMVGALTDVVDSNLLSKLLTLFANLAVASSFLGVSLGLFDYLADLFGFDNSWGGRIKTGLITFVPPTVLGVFYPNGFILAIGFAALAGAISVAITPALMALKVRKLFPNSVTFKTPGGATVAWLVLIYGVVIMVCHILKMLGLLPVYG
- the plsB gene encoding glycerol-3-phosphate 1-O-acyltransferase PlsB — its product is MGKHNSWFFKLLRLLQKWFVHSVIVPQNPFSDLNLQADKPVVYVMKTESVSDIAVLSQTAQELGLPSPYDSIRIAGTTLPRVVCLESAKPLFRNKPSSNRFLIPFQNLLKFHQQDAELDIQLLPVSVYWGRVPGKEQDTMKAAVLERESPTWLRKCLMILFLGRHNFIQFSNTVSLADMAKQHGTDQAIAHKLSRVARVHFRRQRKVMTGPDLPNRQTLFRQLLKSPTIVKAIAEEANSKKITEEQAKKKAESYLNEIAANYSDSLVRIAERFLTWLWNKLYKGINIKGAESVRKLHHDGHEIVYVPCHRSHMDYLLLSYILYYQGMVPPHIAAGINLNFWPAGPMFRKGGAFFIRRSFRGNKLYTAVFRSYLDQLFTKGYSVEYFTEGGRSRTGRLLAPKTGMLAMTINSVLRGIERPVTLVPVYLGYDHVMEVSTYHKELSGKKKQKESVWQVFSALRKLGNFGQGYVNFGEPINIQQYLSANAPQWREEMALDTEQKPKWLTPVVNGLANQVMTGINGAAAASSVTLISLILLAAKQNSLERPMLEKQLALYLKLLVTVPYTEFTSVPEGDAKLLLEQGLELNKFTIESDPLGDIISLDEKQARNMTYYRNNIVHLLILPSLIARCILRLESCCFDKVYRVIQQQYPLLQAELYLQIESLDVYVQNMINLFIEQQLITTSQQGDTEHLVIQSDGASQLELLAETTSEMQQRYAIIFNLLALQPDIERADLERESHQLAKHIGSLHGIAAPEFYDKKLYATLTVKLKDMGLLGQQQQAQVDDIGQQLNQLLDPSLKQTLINGVHQTQRVEQGLLN